The genomic stretch GCTGCGGTGGCGGCATCAACCACCGCTGCGGCCTTGATGATGCCGCCATGCTCAAGGAGAACCACCTGGCCTGGGCCGGAGGAGTGGCCCGAGCCGTTGCTGCGGTGCGAGCCACGGCCCCCTGGACGGCGCGAGTGATCGTCGAAGCCGAAAGTGCAGCCGAAGCGGTTCAGGCCGTGGATGCCGGCGCCGACGGGGTGCTGCTCGATGGCTTCACTCCGGAGGCCCTGCTGGCGCTGGTGCCGCAGCTGCGCAGGCAGGCGCTGGGGCGGGGTTCAGCGGTGGTGCTGGAGGCGTCCGGGGTGGATCCTGCACAGCTGAGGTCCTATGCCGTCACCGGCATCGATCTCATCTCCACCAGCGCCGCGGTCACCCGCAGTCCCTGGCTGGATCTGAGCATGCGCTACGACCCGGTGCTGGCCTGAAGGGCCTCCGTTGACCGGCGTGCTGCCAGGTCGCGGAACCAGCGGATGTATTGCCTCGGTCCGCCAGGCATGGTGGTGTCGATCCACAGGGGATCCTCTGGATCACTGAGGCCCTCCAGGCGGCCATCGGCCAGTGACGGCCGATCCACTTCGCCTCCGCTGCTGTCCACCAGGACCACACGGTTCGTGGTCCCGAAGGCGTCTCCCAGTTCCTGGAGCAGGGTGAGGAAGCCACGGTCGCTCCCCCCTCGCAGCCAGCCTCCGCCCGCCGCCGCCGGCTGAGAGGTGATCGTGTCACCCACCCCCACCAGCCGTGGCATCAGGGCTGGATCGATGGCGCTTCGGCACAGGTCCAGCAGTCCGGCATGGTCGAGGGGCGCGTCGCGTCCGTGGAACTCCAGGCCCAGGGGTGCCGTGCCCGTGCGGCGGTGGATGCTGTGATTGATCAGCACTAGCAGACCCACCTCCTTCAGGCCACCGCGCAGCATCAGCTGAAAATCCGTGGTGCCGCAGCTGCTCCGTTCCGCCGGCATGAGCCGTTCCCGGACACCGTCAGGGGTGAGATCGCGGCCGAGGTTGGGGGCCAGATGCAGAAAGAACGACTCCTTCAGCCCGGCCGAAGCCGCCTGCTCCAGCAAGGCCTGCATCAGCTCAAGGGCCAGCGCCTGCAGTTGCGGCCGCCGGCCGGGCTGCTCCCCCACCGCCGCCATCAGCGGATTGAGGTTGAGGCTGGGGGAGAGGGGGTTGTCGAGGACGGTCATCTCGATCAGCCCGGCCCTGTGCTCCTGGGCCGCCGTGGGCAGCAGGGCCGGCAGCCGCTCCCCCAGAGACGCTCTCAGCCAGGCCGGTGCCGAGGCCAGGAACGACAGTTCCGCCTGGCTCACCCCCGGGTGCGTGAGCCGGCCATGGCGGCTCTGCAGTTGCACACCGCCGGCTCCCAGTCCTGGCAGGTACAACCCCTCGACGGCTGGGTCGGCTGTGCCGGCCAGGGCCTGCTCCACCAGCCGGTTCACGCCGCGGCTGCCCTCATGCTCGCCGTTGGTCAGCACCCCGAAGCGTCCGTCCAGTTGCCGGGTGGCCCGCACGTAGTCGGGATCCAACCGGCGGCGGCGCGGATCGTGCACCAGCTCCATGCAGACCCCGTCGAGGTCCTGCACCAGCAACCATGTTCTGCCTGTGCTGAGCTCATCCAGCAGCTCAGCGGGGCTGATCCTGCTCCGGGCCGGTGGCCTTGCCTGGGCGTTCATGGCTTGGGGTCCGCCAGGATCAGCGCCGAGCGTGCGGCCAGGGATGTGGTGTGTCCAGCCGCTGCCGGAGCGCTCGCCCACAGCGGTGTCGTCGCCGGGGATGGGGGTGTCAGGGGCAGCGGTTCATCACCGCGGTTGATCGCCACCCACACGCGCTCCCGGCCCTCGCCGCGCCGGACCAGCAGCAGGTCGTCGTGGTGGCTCCCGCCAAAGCTCAGAGCGTCCGAGCGCAATGCCGGCAGGCGCCGGCGCAGGGCGGCCAGCTCTCTCAGCCAGCCGGCCAGCGCACCGCCGGGGACGTCCCAGGGATAGGCCTCACGGCAGCCCGGTTCCGGTCCTCCATCCAGGCCCATCTCAGTGCCGTAGTACACGCACGGGGCCCCTGGCAGCAGGAAAAGGAACAGCAGGCAGAGACGCAGGGCAGCCTCATCGCCACCGAGCACATGCAGGGCCCTTGGGGTGTCGTGGCCATCGAGCAGGTTGAGCATGGAGCGGTTCACCGCTGGTCTGTAGCGACCGAGAACCTCACTGATGCGGTGCTCGAAGCCAGCCCGGTCGAGGGGCTGATACGGAGGTTCAGGCAGGGCCGGCAGCTTCAGCTCTCCAGGCACGTTCTCGGCGCCGAAATAGCCGAGGATGCTCCAGGCCAGCGGGTAATTCATCACCCCGTCGAACTGAGTCCCCCCCAGCCAGGGGCGGGCATCGCCCCAGATCTCCCCCACGATCCAGGCCTCCGGGTTCTCAGCGCGCACGGTCCGCCGGAAGGTGTCCCAGAAGTCACCCGGCACTTCATCGGGGACATCCAGCCGCCAGCCATCGGCCCCGGCGGCGATCCAGGTGCGTGCGACGTCCAGCAGGTGCCGCCGCACCGGCGGATGGTCGTGGCGGAATTTCGGCAGGGCCGGATCATTCCACCAGCAGTGGTAGCCGCAGGTCTGGCCTGCCGCTGGATAGGGGTGCAACGGCCAGTGCTCGACGTGGAACCAGTGGCGGTAGGGAGACGTCCGGCCGTTTTCCAGCAGATGGTGAAAGGCCCAGAAGCCCCGGCCGCAGTGGTTGAACACACCATCGAGGATCAGGCGCATGCCGCGCCGGTGCACGGCCTCGATCAGGGCTTCGAGGGCCTCGTTGCCCCCCAGCAGGGGATCCACCTGCTGGTAGTCGTAGGCGTGGTAGCGGTGATTGGCGGCTGAGGCGAACACCGGATTCAGTGACAGGCAGGTGATCCCCAGTCCCTGGAGGTGGTCGAGGCCCTCGATCACCCCATGGAGATCACCCCCCTGGAACCCCTGCAGGGCCGGGTCGCTGCCCCAGGGCATCAGCTCAAGCCCGTCCTGGGCGGCCACCCGCCCGCTGCGGCGGAAACGGTCGGGAAAGATCTGATACACCACGGCCTCGGCCACCCAGGCCGGTGCCGCCGTCGATGCCGAAGACGAGGCTGCAGCCGTTGCAAATCCCATCGCTTGCCCCAGGCGTGCCTCAACCAGCGCTAGCACAAGCAAAAGCGGCTGCTTCATGCTCTCCCCCCTGTTGTTGAGCATCGATCAGGGCACCACCAGCTCCCGCGCCGCCGTCCACGACGTGAAAGGCCGCCGCCTGCTGAGCCGCTCGGTGCCCCTCGAGAGCCGCTATCCGGCCGATGGCTGGGTGGAGCAGTCGGCAGGGGCCATCTGGCTCAGCCAGCTGCAGGCCCTGCGTGAGCTGGAGCAGGCCCTGAGCCCTGAACAACGCCGAGCTGTGGCCGCCTGCGGCATCGCCAACCAGCGCGAAACCACGGTGCTCTGGCGGCGCGGGAGCGGGGAACCGCTGGCTCCCGTGATCGTCTGGCAGGACGGCCGCACGGCGGCCCTCTGTGCCGAATGGAAACAGGGCGGGCTGGAGCCTCTGATCCAGGCCCGCACCGGCCTGCTGGTGGATCCTTACTTCAGTGCCA from Synechococcus sp. CBW1107 encodes the following:
- the stpA gene encoding glucosylglycerol 3-phosphatase, with protein sequence MNAQARPPARSRISPAELLDELSTGRTWLLVQDLDGVCMELVHDPRRRRLDPDYVRATRQLDGRFGVLTNGEHEGSRGVNRLVEQALAGTADPAVEGLYLPGLGAGGVQLQSRHGRLTHPGVSQAELSFLASAPAWLRASLGERLPALLPTAAQEHRAGLIEMTVLDNPLSPSLNLNPLMAAVGEQPGRRPQLQALALELMQALLEQAASAGLKESFFLHLAPNLGRDLTPDGVRERLMPAERSSCGTTDFQLMLRGGLKEVGLLVLINHSIHRRTGTAPLGLEFHGRDAPLDHAGLLDLCRSAIDPALMPRLVGVGDTITSQPAAAGGGWLRGGSDRGFLTLLQELGDAFGTTNRVVLVDSSGGEVDRPSLADGRLEGLSDPEDPLWIDTTMPGGPRQYIRWFRDLAARRSTEALQASTGS
- a CDS encoding glycoside hydrolase family 13 protein, which codes for MGFATAAASSSASTAAPAWVAEAVVYQIFPDRFRRSGRVAAQDGLELMPWGSDPALQGFQGGDLHGVIEGLDHLQGLGITCLSLNPVFASAANHRYHAYDYQQVDPLLGGNEALEALIEAVHRRGMRLILDGVFNHCGRGFWAFHHLLENGRTSPYRHWFHVEHWPLHPYPAAGQTCGYHCWWNDPALPKFRHDHPPVRRHLLDVARTWIAAGADGWRLDVPDEVPGDFWDTFRRTVRAENPEAWIVGEIWGDARPWLGGTQFDGVMNYPLAWSILGYFGAENVPGELKLPALPEPPYQPLDRAGFEHRISEVLGRYRPAVNRSMLNLLDGHDTPRALHVLGGDEAALRLCLLFLFLLPGAPCVYYGTEMGLDGGPEPGCREAYPWDVPGGALAGWLRELAALRRRLPALRSDALSFGGSHHDDLLLVRRGEGRERVWVAINRGDEPLPLTPPSPATTPLWASAPAAAGHTTSLAARSALILADPKP